One window of the Enterobacter huaxiensis genome contains the following:
- the ypdF gene encoding aminopeptidase, translating to MDLLTKLRHWLAAEKLDGVLIASRQNKQPHLGISTGSGYVLVTQARAHILVDFRYYNDIASRAAGYRMHLLDAANPFATVVNRLIAEENLATLGFEGEHVSWQTGSQWRDTLGTTLCGISLDALRQIKTADEIARIRAACRIADSAARHIRRFIQPGMREREVAAELEWFMKQQGAEKPSFDTIVASGPRGALPHGKASDKVINAGELITLDFGAQHQGYCSDMTRTFLVAGQSQSPEKHPLYQVYQTVLEAQLAAIRAIRPGIPCHQVDSAARSVIERAGYGPQFGHNTGHAIGIDVHENPRFSPTDSTLLQPGMLLTVEPGIYLEGAGGVRIEDVVLVTETGAEVLYAMDKTLQITGER from the coding sequence ATGGATTTACTGACAAAGCTCCGCCACTGGCTGGCAGCAGAAAAGCTGGATGGCGTACTGATTGCGTCGCGCCAGAATAAACAGCCGCATCTGGGGATTTCAACCGGTTCAGGCTACGTGCTGGTGACGCAGGCGCGCGCACACATCCTGGTGGATTTTCGCTATTACAACGATATCGCCTCGCGCGCGGCGGGCTACCGGATGCATCTGCTTGATGCAGCAAACCCGTTTGCCACGGTAGTGAACCGCCTCATTGCCGAGGAAAACCTCGCCACGCTGGGGTTCGAAGGTGAACACGTCAGCTGGCAAACCGGCAGTCAGTGGCGCGACACGCTAGGTACAACGCTTTGCGGTATCTCCCTTGATGCCCTGCGGCAGATAAAAACGGCGGACGAAATTGCCCGCATTCGCGCGGCCTGTCGCATTGCCGACAGCGCAGCACGGCACATCCGTCGCTTTATCCAGCCAGGCATGCGCGAGCGCGAGGTCGCCGCCGAGCTGGAGTGGTTTATGAAGCAGCAGGGGGCGGAAAAGCCCTCTTTCGACACCATCGTTGCCAGCGGGCCGCGCGGCGCCCTGCCGCATGGAAAAGCCTCTGACAAAGTGATTAATGCAGGGGAACTGATCACTCTCGATTTTGGCGCCCAACACCAGGGATACTGCTCGGACATGACGAGGACGTTCCTTGTCGCCGGACAGAGCCAGAGCCCCGAAAAGCATCCGCTTTATCAGGTCTATCAGACCGTGCTGGAGGCGCAGCTCGCGGCCATCCGCGCGATTCGCCCCGGTATTCCCTGCCATCAGGTGGACAGCGCCGCCCGCTCGGTGATTGAACGCGCGGGCTACGGGCCGCAGTTCGGCCACAATACCGGGCACGCCATCGGCATTGATGTCCATGAAAACCCGCGCTTTTCTCCAACCGATAGCACGCTGCTGCAGCCCGGTATGCTCTTGACCGTCGAACCGGGTATCTACCTTGAGGGCGCGGGCGGCGTGCGCATTGAAGACGTCGTTCTGGTGACGGAGACGGGAGCCGAGGTGCTCTACGCCATGGATAAGACCCTGCAAATAACGGGAGAACGGTAA
- a CDS encoding PTS fructose transporter subunit IIB has protein sequence MAKKLIALCACPMGLAHTFMAAQALEDAATEAGYEVKIETQGADGIQNRLTAQDIAEADIIIHAIAITPEDNERFETRDVYEITLQDAIKNAAGTLKEIEEMIAAEQ, from the coding sequence ATGGCTAAAAAATTGATCGCGCTGTGCGCCTGCCCGATGGGTCTGGCACATACCTTTATGGCCGCTCAGGCGCTGGAAGATGCCGCCACGGAAGCAGGCTACGAGGTCAAGATTGAAACGCAGGGTGCAGACGGCATCCAGAACCGCTTAACGGCGCAGGATATCGCCGAAGCCGACATTATCATCCACGCCATCGCCATCACCCCGGAAGACAACGAGCGCTTCGAAACGCGCGACGTCTACGAGATCACGCTTCAGGACGCCATTAAAAACGCGGCGGGCACCCTGAAAGAGATCGAAGAGATGATCGCAGCAGAACAATAA
- a CDS encoding helix-turn-helix transcriptional regulator, giving the protein MLDTRLPADRQFFADLLSGLVLNPQQLGRVWFAHSPAPAPAGRFRSEWPRLDVVLRGVYGNQLIPEQKAIRQGEMLFVPAQAANVPMFDEPVMLLSIVFAPSWLGLAFQGPGNGQPQRNVQLPHPERGECAAMLMALTHLSASPQDQAIIQPLTLSLLHWCRKVASACAEPGLSRGAFLYQSICSWLQNNYAEPLSRESVAALFTISPNHLSRLFSQHGTMSFVDYVRWVRMGKARTILQKYHLPVGEVAKRCGYADSDYFSRLFRRQFGLTPGEYRARFQ; this is encoded by the coding sequence ATGCTTGATACCCGGCTTCCCGCCGATCGGCAGTTTTTTGCCGACCTGCTCAGCGGGCTGGTGCTGAACCCCCAGCAGCTGGGGCGGGTCTGGTTTGCTCACTCGCCGGCCCCGGCACCTGCCGGGCGTTTTCGTTCTGAGTGGCCCCGTCTCGACGTGGTCCTGCGCGGGGTGTATGGCAACCAGCTGATCCCGGAGCAAAAGGCGATCCGTCAGGGGGAGATGCTGTTTGTGCCTGCCCAGGCGGCCAATGTGCCGATGTTTGACGAGCCGGTGATGCTGCTGAGCATTGTCTTTGCACCCTCCTGGCTGGGGCTGGCGTTTCAGGGGCCGGGCAACGGGCAGCCTCAGCGCAACGTGCAGCTTCCGCATCCGGAAAGAGGCGAGTGTGCCGCCATGCTGATGGCGCTTACGCATCTGAGCGCGTCACCGCAGGATCAGGCCATTATTCAGCCTCTGACGCTAAGCCTGCTTCACTGGTGTCGGAAGGTGGCCTCGGCATGCGCCGAGCCGGGGCTTTCGCGCGGGGCGTTTCTCTACCAGAGCATCTGCAGCTGGCTGCAGAATAATTATGCGGAACCCCTTTCGCGTGAGAGCGTCGCCGCGCTGTTTACGATTTCCCCTAACCACCTGTCGCGCCTGTTTTCGCAGCACGGCACGATGAGCTTTGTGGATTACGTTCGCTGGGTGCGAATGGGCAAAGCGCGCACTATTCTGCAAAAATACCACCTGCCGGTGGGCGAGGTGGCGAAGCGCTGCGGGTACGCCGACAGCGACTATTTTTCCAGGCTGTTTCGGCGCCAGTTTGGTCTGACGCCGGGGGAGTATCGCGCCCGCTTCCAGTAG
- the ypdE gene encoding aminopeptidase — protein sequence MDHELLRALSEADAIAASEQEVRDILIGEAHKHHKEVQFDGLGSVLIRVNQSSGPKVMVCAHMDEVGFMVRSITKEGAIDVLPIGNVRMMARTLQPVRITTRDGRKIPGLLDGDVNGATVDNLRVDIGAISAEEVLASGIDAGDRVTFDTLFQRLPHRRVMGKAFDDRLGCYLLIALLRELHRAPLDCELWLVASSSEEVGLRGGETATRAINPDIALVLDTACWSKNFDYGSANHRQIGAGPMLVLYDKTLIAPPKLTAFIEKVARPLGIPLQKDMFSNGGTDGGAVHLSGTGVPAVVLGPPTRHGHCAASIADENDINHTHQLLVALVACMNRETVAHLTDFRC from the coding sequence ATGGACCATGAATTACTGCGCGCGCTGAGCGAAGCCGATGCGATTGCCGCCTCAGAACAGGAGGTGCGCGACATCCTGATCGGTGAGGCGCATAAGCACCATAAAGAGGTGCAGTTTGACGGCCTCGGCTCCGTGCTCATCCGCGTTAACCAGAGCAGCGGGCCGAAGGTGATGGTCTGCGCCCATATGGACGAAGTCGGGTTTATGGTGCGCAGCATTACGAAGGAAGGGGCGATCGACGTGCTGCCGATTGGCAACGTGCGCATGATGGCACGCACCCTACAGCCGGTCCGCATAACCACGCGTGACGGACGGAAAATCCCCGGTTTGCTGGATGGGGACGTCAACGGCGCTACCGTTGACAATCTGCGCGTCGACATCGGTGCCATCTCGGCTGAAGAGGTGTTAGCCAGCGGCATTGACGCGGGTGACCGCGTGACGTTCGATACCCTGTTTCAGCGTCTTCCCCACCGCCGCGTGATGGGAAAAGCCTTTGACGACCGGCTCGGTTGTTACCTGCTGATCGCCCTGCTGCGCGAGCTCCATCGGGCGCCGCTCGACTGCGAGCTATGGCTCGTAGCAAGCTCAAGCGAGGAGGTAGGCCTGCGGGGTGGAGAGACCGCTACGCGGGCCATCAACCCCGATATCGCGCTGGTGCTCGATACCGCCTGCTGGTCTAAAAACTTTGATTACGGCAGCGCAAACCATCGCCAGATTGGCGCGGGCCCCATGCTGGTGCTGTATGACAAAACCCTTATCGCCCCGCCAAAACTGACGGCGTTTATTGAAAAAGTCGCGCGCCCATTAGGCATCCCGCTGCAAAAAGACATGTTCAGCAACGGCGGCACCGACGGGGGAGCGGTACATCTCTCCGGCACGGGCGTGCCTGCCGTGGTGCTGGGCCCGCCGACCCGACACGGGCACTGCGCGGCATCCATCGCCGACGAAAACGACATTAACCACACCCATCAACTGCTTGTCGCCCTTGTGGCATGCATGAACCGTGAGACCGTGGCTCACCTGACGGACTTCAGGTGCTGA
- the ptsP gene encoding phosphoenolpyruvate--protein phosphotransferase codes for MLSIEFFCPLPNGLHARPAWALKEQCSAWHCDIRFINKRLNTHADAKSSLALIGTGTLFNDSCVLELSGSDEEQARRALEQYINAEFIDSDSIPSGDAPHVAHPLPRSLVRLNPQLQHAITLATGIGTGTLQGWQSDNLQRYRQNPASPEDCTRLEHSLATLAEQLNHRLRGLEGESKTIISAHLSLIQDDEFGGNIRRLISSDRLSLADAIIRNMEQICDKLSNSASDYLRERVSDIRDISEQLLTITWPELQQASGFTLNAPTILVAEDLTPSQFLSLDTRYLAGMVLEKTGRTSHTLILARAASIPVLSGQTVSSLAPFMGKEAVLDGICSVLVTEPNEAVSRYYSVAQRLAEIRHQQQIKDAGLPALTRDNVPVDIAANIGSALEAPGAFACGAQGVGLFRTEMLYMDRDSAPDEQEQFEAYQQVLLSAEGKPVIFRTMDIGGDKQIPYLNIPQEENPFLGYRAVRIYPEFAHLFRTQLRAILRAGASGNALLMIPMVHSLDQILWVKKEMQNVRDELASQGLRHTPHLPLGIMVEVPAVCFIIDHFCEEVDFFSIGSNDMTQYLYAVDRNNPRVSPLYNPIAPSFLRMVRQIVTAAHRYGKWVGICGELAGERRYLPLLLGLGIDEFSMSGPRIPAVKTQLRQLAMTACRELADSACECRSAEEIETLLADFTPEEPARPLLARETIVFGQPLTSKEQVLQYLCGNLAIQGRTDNPLELEEDIWQREEIVTTAVGFGVAIPHTKSQWIRHSSISIARLEKPIDWESDMGDVELVIMLTLGAQEGNNHVKVFSQLARKLVNKAFREALFAADSPESMLDLLTAEITF; via the coding sequence ATGCTTTCGATTGAATTTTTCTGCCCACTGCCCAACGGGCTGCACGCGCGCCCGGCCTGGGCGCTGAAGGAGCAGTGCAGCGCATGGCACTGCGATATCCGTTTTATCAACAAACGCCTTAACACCCACGCGGATGCCAAAAGTTCGCTGGCGCTGATCGGCACGGGGACGCTGTTCAACGACAGCTGCGTGCTGGAACTGAGCGGTAGCGACGAGGAGCAGGCACGACGCGCCCTTGAGCAGTATATCAATGCGGAATTTATCGACAGCGACAGCATACCTTCCGGTGATGCGCCCCACGTTGCCCATCCCCTTCCCCGCTCGCTGGTGCGGCTCAACCCGCAGCTGCAGCACGCCATTACGCTCGCCACCGGCATCGGTACCGGCACATTGCAAGGCTGGCAAAGCGATAATCTCCAGCGCTATCGCCAGAACCCGGCGTCGCCGGAGGACTGTACGCGCCTGGAACACAGCCTGGCCACGCTTGCAGAGCAGCTTAACCATCGCCTGCGCGGGCTTGAAGGCGAGAGTAAAACCATCATCAGCGCCCATCTCTCGCTGATTCAGGATGATGAATTTGGGGGCAACATACGCCGCCTGATAAGCAGCGATCGGCTTAGCCTTGCCGACGCCATCATTCGTAACATGGAGCAGATCTGCGACAAGCTGTCTAACTCGGCCAGCGACTACCTTCGTGAGCGCGTCAGCGATATCCGCGACATCAGCGAGCAGCTGCTGACTATCACCTGGCCTGAACTCCAGCAGGCCTCCGGGTTTACCCTCAACGCGCCCACGATTCTGGTGGCCGAAGATTTAACGCCCAGCCAGTTTTTAAGCCTCGACACCCGCTACCTGGCAGGCATGGTGCTGGAGAAAACGGGGCGAACGTCGCACACGCTGATACTGGCACGCGCCGCGTCCATTCCCGTGCTGAGCGGCCAAACGGTCTCCTCGCTGGCGCCGTTTATGGGCAAAGAGGCGGTTCTGGACGGCATCTGCAGCGTACTGGTTACGGAGCCCAATGAGGCCGTGAGCCGCTACTATAGCGTGGCGCAGCGCCTCGCCGAGATCCGCCACCAGCAGCAGATCAAAGACGCAGGGCTGCCTGCACTCACGCGGGATAACGTTCCGGTAGATATTGCGGCCAACATCGGCAGCGCGCTGGAGGCCCCTGGCGCGTTCGCCTGCGGCGCGCAGGGCGTTGGCCTGTTTCGAACCGAGATGCTTTACATGGACCGCGATAGCGCCCCGGACGAGCAGGAGCAATTTGAAGCCTACCAGCAGGTCCTTCTCTCCGCAGAGGGTAAACCCGTCATCTTCCGCACCATGGACATTGGCGGCGACAAGCAGATCCCGTACCTGAATATTCCGCAGGAGGAGAATCCGTTCCTCGGCTATCGCGCGGTGCGCATCTATCCGGAGTTTGCTCACCTGTTCCGCACCCAGCTTCGCGCCATTTTACGCGCGGGTGCCAGCGGAAATGCGCTGCTGATGATCCCGATGGTGCATAGCCTGGATCAGATTTTATGGGTCAAAAAGGAAATGCAAAACGTGCGGGACGAGCTGGCGTCGCAAGGACTGCGCCATACGCCGCACCTGCCGCTGGGGATTATGGTTGAAGTGCCTGCCGTCTGTTTTATCATCGACCACTTCTGCGAAGAGGTCGATTTCTTCAGCATCGGCTCAAACGACATGACCCAATATCTTTACGCGGTCGATCGCAACAACCCGCGCGTATCGCCGCTATACAACCCGATCGCGCCGTCATTTTTACGCATGGTGCGCCAGATCGTCACGGCCGCCCACCGCTACGGTAAATGGGTCGGGATTTGCGGTGAGCTTGCCGGCGAACGTCGTTATCTCCCCCTGCTGCTGGGGCTTGGCATCGACGAGTTCAGCATGAGCGGGCCGCGTATCCCCGCCGTGAAAACCCAGCTGCGCCAGCTGGCGATGACGGCCTGCCGGGAGCTGGCCGATAGCGCCTGCGAGTGTCGCAGCGCGGAAGAGATAGAAACCCTGCTGGCCGATTTCACACCTGAAGAGCCCGCGCGACCGCTGCTGGCGCGGGAGACCATCGTCTTCGGTCAGCCGCTCACCTCCAAAGAGCAGGTGCTCCAGTATCTGTGCGGCAACCTGGCGATTCAGGGACGCACAGATAATCCGCTGGAGCTGGAAGAGGATATCTGGCAGCGCGAAGAGATTGTCACCACGGCCGTCGGGTTCGGCGTGGCCATTCCGCACACGAAATCGCAGTGGATACGCCACTCCAGCATCAGCATTGCGCGTCTGGAAAAGCCCATCGACTGGGAGTCCGACATGGGCGACGTGGAGCTGGTGATCATGCTGACGCTGGGCGCGCAGGAGGGGAACAACCATGTGAAAGTATTCTCACAGCTGGCGAGGAAGCTGGTGAACAAAGCGTTTCGGGAAGCCCTGTTCGCGGCTGATTCACCGGAAAGCATGCTTGACCTGCTCACTGCTGAAATCACCTTTTGA
- the yldA gene encoding small membrane protein YldA has product MLVFLIFLAVIVTAVLYLERHW; this is encoded by the coding sequence ATGCTGGTTTTTCTGATTTTTTTGGCGGTAATCGTCACGGCAGTGCTGTATCTTGAGCGTCACTGGTAA
- the rna gene encoding ribonuclease I, with the protein MFRKDVIIPSGAMALALCVFSIEAEPLKATQYADFDRYVLALSWQTGFCQSMADRSRKEPDECRLQKESASKSDFLTVHGLWPGLPKSIASRGVDERRWMRFGCATRPLPNMPEAKASRKCAAAETGLSLSGAAKLNSVMPGAGGNSCLERYEYAKHGVCFGFDPDAYFGTMVRLNQEVKSSAVGKFLADNYGKTVTRSAFDKAVATTWGRENVKAFKLTCNGNPAYLTEMQISLKADTINNPLSAGSFAPQPHPGSCGKQFVIDKVGY; encoded by the coding sequence ATGTTCAGGAAGGATGTCATTATCCCGTCCGGCGCCATGGCGCTCGCACTTTGTGTATTCTCCATCGAGGCCGAACCGCTCAAGGCAACGCAATACGCCGATTTCGATCGCTACGTTCTGGCGCTTTCCTGGCAAACCGGGTTTTGTCAAAGCATGGCCGATCGCAGCCGCAAGGAGCCTGACGAGTGCCGCCTGCAAAAAGAGAGTGCCAGCAAGAGTGATTTCCTGACCGTTCACGGCCTGTGGCCCGGCCTGCCGAAGTCTATAGCGTCGCGCGGGGTAGACGAACGTCGCTGGATGCGCTTTGGCTGCGCCACCCGCCCGCTGCCGAACATGCCGGAAGCCAAAGCCAGCCGCAAATGCGCCGCCGCCGAAACCGGCCTGTCCCTGTCCGGGGCGGCAAAGCTGAACAGCGTCATGCCCGGCGCGGGCGGGAACTCCTGCCTGGAACGCTACGAGTATGCTAAACACGGCGTCTGCTTCGGGTTCGACCCCGACGCCTATTTTGGCACCATGGTGCGTTTGAATCAGGAAGTCAAAAGCAGCGCGGTGGGAAAATTCCTCGCGGATAACTACGGCAAAACCGTTACCCGCAGCGCCTTTGACAAGGCTGTCGCCACCACCTGGGGCAGGGAAAATGTCAAAGCGTTCAAGCTCACCTGCAACGGTAACCCGGCCTACCTGACGGAAATGCAGATCTCCCTGAAGGCCGACACCATAAATAATCCGCTTTCCGCAGGTTCGTTTGCGCCACAGCCGCATCCCGGCAGCTGCGGCAAACAGTTTGTAATCGACAAAGTCGGATATTAA
- a CDS encoding zinc-dependent alcohol dehydrogenase, with product MKALTYHGPHHVRVENVPDPVIEQPDDIILRVTATAICGSDLHLYRGKIPKVEHGDIFGHEFMGEVVETGRDVKNLQKGERVVIPFVIACGDCFFCQMQQYAACEKTNAGQGAALNKKQIPAPAALFGYSHLYGGVPGGQAEYVRVPKGNVGPFKVPQLLSDDKALFLSDILPTAWQAAKNAQIEKGSSVAVFGAGPVGLLTIACARLLGAEQIFVIDHHPYRLRFAQERYGAIPINFDDDNDAAEKIIEQTAGQRGVDAVIDAVGFEAKGSTTETILSNLKIEGSSGKALRQCIAAVRRGGVVSVPGVYAGFIHGFLFGDAFDKGLSFKMGQTHVHAWLGELLPLIEKGLLTPEEIVTHYLPLSDAERAYKIFEKREEECRKVILVPGADTPEAAEQKVKGLVNAFPGGVV from the coding sequence ATGAAAGCACTCACCTACCACGGTCCGCACCATGTTCGCGTTGAGAATGTCCCCGATCCCGTAATTGAACAACCTGACGATATCATCCTGCGCGTGACGGCCACGGCGATTTGCGGGTCCGACCTGCATCTCTATCGCGGCAAGATCCCGAAGGTGGAACACGGCGATATTTTTGGCCATGAATTTATGGGCGAAGTGGTCGAAACGGGAAGGGATGTGAAGAACCTCCAGAAGGGCGAGCGGGTGGTTATTCCCTTCGTCATTGCCTGCGGGGACTGCTTCTTTTGCCAGATGCAGCAGTACGCCGCCTGCGAGAAAACCAACGCCGGGCAGGGGGCTGCGCTGAATAAGAAGCAGATCCCCGCGCCCGCAGCGCTGTTCGGCTATAGCCACCTTTACGGCGGGGTACCGGGCGGTCAGGCGGAGTACGTTCGCGTGCCGAAGGGCAACGTGGGGCCGTTCAAAGTGCCCCAGCTTCTCTCCGATGATAAAGCGCTGTTCCTGTCTGACATCCTGCCTACCGCCTGGCAGGCGGCAAAAAACGCGCAGATTGAAAAAGGCTCAAGCGTGGCGGTTTTCGGCGCGGGGCCGGTCGGTTTACTGACCATTGCCTGCGCGCGGCTTCTGGGCGCTGAGCAGATTTTCGTGATTGACCATCACCCGTATCGGCTGCGATTTGCCCAGGAGCGTTACGGTGCCATCCCCATTAACTTCGACGACGATAACGATGCGGCGGAAAAAATTATCGAGCAGACGGCCGGGCAGCGCGGCGTAGATGCGGTGATTGATGCCGTCGGGTTTGAAGCCAAAGGCAGCACCACGGAAACGATCCTCAGCAATCTCAAAATTGAGGGCAGCAGCGGTAAAGCCCTGCGCCAGTGTATTGCAGCCGTGCGTCGCGGCGGCGTGGTGAGCGTGCCCGGCGTCTATGCCGGTTTTATACACGGCTTCCTGTTTGGCGATGCGTTTGATAAGGGGCTGAGCTTTAAGATGGGCCAGACGCACGTGCATGCCTGGCTGGGAGAGCTGCTGCCGCTGATTGAAAAAGGCCTGCTCACGCCTGAGGAGATCGTCACGCACTATCTGCCGCTGTCGGATGCTGAACGCGCCTACAAGATTTTTGAAAAACGGGAAGAGGAGTGCCGCAAGGTGATCCTGGTGCCTGGCGCAGATACGCCTGAGGCGGCGGAGCAGAAGGTAAAAGGGCTGGTCAACGCGTTCCCCGGCGGGGTGGTGTGA
- the rnk gene encoding nucleoside diphosphate kinase regulator, whose amino-acid sequence MSRPTIIINELDAERIDRLLEKAEFASLPVADALNEELDRAQMCTAETMPHDVVTMNSQVKFRNLTTGEELTRTLVYPAQMTDSSAQLSVLAPVGAALLGLRAGDTIHWELPGGASAHLEVLELLYQPEAAGDYLR is encoded by the coding sequence ATGTCCAGACCCACAATTATCATTAATGAACTCGACGCAGAACGCATTGACCGACTTCTGGAAAAAGCTGAATTCGCTTCACTCCCGGTAGCAGACGCGCTGAATGAAGAACTCGACCGGGCGCAAATGTGTACGGCTGAAACCATGCCGCATGACGTGGTGACCATGAACAGCCAGGTCAAATTCCGCAACCTGACCACCGGTGAAGAGCTGACCCGCACGCTGGTCTATCCGGCGCAGATGACCGACAGCAGCGCCCAGCTCTCCGTTCTGGCCCCCGTTGGCGCAGCCCTGCTTGGGCTTCGCGCGGGTGACACTATCCACTGGGAATTACCGGGAGGTGCCTCCGCCCATCTGGAAGTGCTGGAACTGCTTTATCAGCCAGAAGCGGCGGGCGATTACCTGCGTTAA
- a CDS encoding PTS fructose transporter subunit IIC, whose amino-acid sequence MAIKKRSAVRPEGHEGGTLAIKPAPVATSNAFWKELPQHIMSGISRMVPTLIMGGVILAISQLIAYVWLEIPPDTGILDALNSGKFTGFNLSVLKFGYLTESFGGLLFSFAIPMFSAFVANSIGGKLAFPAGFIGGLVATQPTLVLNFDPEKLTWLATKPVPSTFIGALIIAIAAGYLVKWLNTKISVPQYLLAFKSTFLIPILSALFVMLAMYYVITPIGGWLNAGMRTLLLAAGQAGSMMYAIGMAAATAIDLGGPINKAAGFVGLGLTTDHVLPITSRAVAIVIPPIGLGLATLIDRRLTGKRLFSPQLYPQGKTAMFLAFMGISEGAIPFLLENPLATLPAYMIGAIAGAMTATALGAVQWFPESAIWAWPLVTNLGAYMLSILVGAVITALLVVTIRNSMHKRGKLAIDTL is encoded by the coding sequence ATGGCAATTAAAAAACGCAGTGCGGTTCGCCCGGAAGGTCACGAGGGCGGTACGCTCGCAATCAAACCCGCGCCGGTTGCCACCAGCAACGCTTTCTGGAAGGAACTTCCTCAGCACATTATGTCGGGTATTTCCCGCATGGTGCCGACACTCATTATGGGCGGGGTGATCCTCGCCATTTCACAGCTTATCGCCTACGTCTGGCTGGAAATTCCGCCCGATACCGGCATTTTGGACGCGCTGAACTCGGGCAAATTTACCGGGTTCAATCTCTCCGTTCTGAAATTCGGCTATCTCACCGAATCCTTCGGCGGGCTGCTGTTTAGTTTTGCAATCCCGATGTTTTCCGCCTTTGTCGCCAACTCCATCGGCGGCAAGCTGGCCTTCCCGGCCGGTTTTATCGGCGGTCTAGTCGCCACGCAGCCCACGCTGGTATTGAATTTCGATCCTGAAAAACTGACCTGGCTTGCCACCAAACCCGTGCCTTCCACCTTTATTGGCGCGCTGATTATCGCGATTGCAGCAGGCTACCTGGTGAAGTGGCTGAACACGAAAATCAGCGTGCCGCAGTATCTGCTGGCCTTCAAAAGCACCTTCCTGATCCCGATTCTCTCCGCGCTGTTTGTCATGCTGGCGATGTATTACGTCATCACCCCCATTGGCGGCTGGTTAAATGCGGGTATGCGCACCCTGCTGCTCGCTGCTGGTCAGGCGGGTTCGATGATGTACGCCATCGGCATGGCGGCCGCGACGGCCATTGATCTCGGCGGGCCTATCAACAAAGCGGCCGGTTTTGTCGGGCTGGGGTTAACCACCGACCACGTATTGCCGATCACCTCGCGCGCGGTGGCCATTGTCATTCCACCGATTGGCCTCGGCCTGGCCACGCTTATCGATCGCCGTCTGACCGGCAAACGCCTGTTCAGCCCGCAGCTCTATCCGCAGGGCAAAACGGCGATGTTCCTCGCCTTTATGGGGATCAGCGAAGGCGCCATTCCGTTTTTACTGGAGAACCCGCTCGCTACGCTGCCCGCGTACATGATCGGTGCGATCGCCGGCGCCATGACCGCTACCGCGCTGGGTGCCGTTCAGTGGTTCCCGGAATCGGCAATCTGGGCGTGGCCGCTGGTGACCAATCTCGGCGCCTATATGCTGAGCATTCTTGTCGGCGCGGTCATTACCGCCCTGCTGGTGGTCACCATCCGCAACAGCATGCACAAACGCGGAAAACTCGCCATCGATACGCTGTAA
- a CDS encoding flavin reductase family protein, producing the protein MYFYQPSQGHGLPHDPLNAIIGPRPIGWISSCDKAGQLNLAPYSFFNCFNYRPPIIGFSSNGWKDSVRNITETGEFVWNLATRDLAEAMNETSVTLPHGEDEFTFAGLTPAASQLVNAPRVAESPVNFECRLSQCIQLTGADGTPVDTWLVLGEVVGIHIADTLLEEGIYQTAKAQPILRAGGPTAYYGISDTHRFDLVRPDARRG; encoded by the coding sequence ATGTACTTCTACCAACCTTCTCAGGGGCACGGCCTGCCGCATGACCCGCTGAACGCCATCATCGGCCCGCGTCCGATTGGCTGGATCTCTTCCTGCGACAAAGCGGGCCAGCTTAACCTCGCCCCGTACAGCTTCTTTAACTGCTTCAACTACCGCCCGCCAATCATCGGCTTTTCCAGCAACGGCTGGAAGGACAGCGTGCGCAATATTACCGAAACGGGCGAATTTGTCTGGAACCTGGCGACGCGCGACCTGGCCGAGGCAATGAATGAAACCTCCGTCACGCTTCCCCACGGTGAAGATGAATTTACCTTTGCCGGGCTCACGCCTGCGGCCAGCCAGCTGGTGAACGCGCCGCGCGTGGCGGAAAGCCCGGTTAACTTTGAGTGCCGCCTGTCGCAGTGCATCCAGCTGACGGGCGCCGACGGTACGCCGGTTGACACCTGGCTGGTGCTGGGGGAAGTGGTCGGTATTCATATTGCCGATACGCTGCTGGAAGAGGGCATTTACCAGACCGCGAAGGCGCAGCCGATTCTGCGCGCGGGTGGGCCAACGGCCTACTATGGGATCAGCGATACGCATCGGTTTGACCTGGTTCGCCCCGACGCGCGCAGGGGATAA